AACGCTGGTTAGAAGGAAAAACCGTCCGGAAAATCATTGTGGTTCCCAAACGCATTGTAAATGTTGTTGTCGGATAAAAATTAATCCGGACAAATCTGTTTTTACGGTTATTTATCTGTCTTTCCGCCACGAGCCCCTCTTTGACGCGTGTAAAAAACGCTGTTTTTATACACTAATACCGGCTGAAAATCGACCGGCGCTTTTGATTCATTTCAATCCCAAAAGTGCTTTGATTTAATACCGGCATTTACCATTGTAGATTTTAAAATATTTCTAAACGGGACAGCCGAGTGCTGTTGTTTTGCCATAAAATGAAAAAATGTATCTTTACACTTTGAAACAGAAATAGTCAAATTAGCGTTGTTTAAAATTCTCTGTCAATGCATAACACAAAAGAAAAAATTCTGGCCGTAGCCACTAAAATTTTCAGCCGGTACGGTTTTTACAAAACTTCAATGGACGAAATTGCACGCATTGCCCACAAAGCCAAAGGCTCGCTTTACTATCATTTTGCCAGTAAAGAAGAACTTTTTACCGAAGTGGTTTCGCGCGAGATTGAACACATGAAAAAAGAACTTTCTGTGATTGTTACGGACACCGAACTGGATGCAAAAGAAAAACTGAAAAAATATCTGCTGACAAGAATGGCCGTACTTAAACAGGCAGCAAATTACCATGAAACGCTCAAAGCCGATTTCTTTGAACATTTTGAATTCATTGACAAATTACGCAGCAATATGGACCACTGGGAGAAAGTCCAGTTGCGCAGCATTATTAACCAGGGGATTCAGGAAGGCGTTTTTGCCAAAAAAGATAAAAGTACAGGCGTACTGCTTGATGTTTTTATTATGGTTTTAAAAGGACTGGAAATCCCGTTTTTCCTTCAGGATAAATACGATGAACTTAGTCCGCATTTTGATGATCTGATCAACATCATTATTAAAGGAATGGCTCCCGAATAATCCGGAGCCAAAGTCAGAACAAAAAAAGCCCGGCTTTCACCGGGCTTTTTTATCTTTCAGCTCGTCCGCTTAGGAGATCTTAATCTGTCTGGTCAGTTTAGTTTCTTCTTCTTTCTTAGGCAGGACAACGCTCAAGATGCCGTTTTTGTAATCGGCTTTGATTTTTTCAACATCCACACTTTTCGGTAAGGTGAACGAACGGCTGAATGTGCTGTAGAAGAATTCTCTCCGGGTGTAGTTATCATCTTTTTCATTCTTTTCTTCTTTTTTCTCAGAAGAAATAGTCAGCTGATAGTTGTCCAGGTTAATCTGGAAATCATCCTTTTTCATTCCCGGAGCAGCCATTTCCAATACGAATTTATCTTTTTCTTCTTTAATGTTCACAGCCGGAACATCACCGGTATATTCATCAACACGACCTAAGAAGTTTCTTTCAATATTTTCTAACAGGTCGGTAAAAGTCGGATACTGATTAAATTTTACTAAGCTCATAATTAAACCCTCCTTTTTATTTTTTGTTTTTTAATTTTTATTTTCAATTTCACCCTTGCTTAGTCAAATTGCATACCAATCCGATTTTTGTGGCTAACACGCTATAAATTACGACATTATGTCACTTTACAACGACAATACCTGTCAATTTGACTGTGCCCCACCGGTTTTCTTTCGCCCAAACACGAAGATTGCGTATCTTTGTTTTTTTAAGTAAAAGGAATTTGGATAAAGTCATTAACAGTCTCCGGCCTTCCCGCATTATTTTTCCCATACTCATTGGTATTGGAGTAAGCGGATGGTTATTATATCATAACTTTAACCGGGAGGCTTTTTCGTTTGTCCAGTTTTCGTGGCACACCCTGCTTTTCATCGTCATTGCTTTTTCAATGATGCTGGTGCGAGATGTGGCTTACATGTATCGTATCATTATCCTTACCGACAACCGGCTTACCTGGAAGCAGGCTTTCAACATTATCATGCTCTGGGAGTTCAGCTCAGCCGTTTCACCTTCGGTGGTGGGAGGTACCGCTCCGGCCATCTTTTTCCTTTACAAAGAAGGACTAAGCGGAGGACAAAGTACAGCGGTAGTACTGACGGCCATTTTTCTGGACGAAGTCTTTTTTATTGTTTCGGTTCCTTTGCTGTTTCTTTTTTACCGTGATAATATTTTTCCGCCCGAAGCACAACATCTCTCACAAATTATTTACGGATTTTACATGGGATTCGGAATCATCTTCGTGTACACCCTTTTCCTTACCTATGCTTTGTTTGTCAATCCGTATCTGTTCAAATCATTTATTTCGTGGGTCTTTCTTTTCCCGCTGATCAAAAAATGGCGTATGGGAGCCCGGAAATGGGCCAATCAGCTTATTCAAACCTCAAAGGTTATTAAAAAGAAACCGGCATCCTATTGGTTTAAAAGCGGTTTGGCCACTGTTTTATCCTGGACAGGACGCTACTGGGTGGTGAACTTTTTGTTCATGGCCTTTTTTGAACAATCCAAGAATTTATACGATCAGTTTCTGATTTACGGACGACAGCTAAGCATGTGGATTATTTTGCTGGTCAGCCCCACCCCAGGCGGAAGCGGCATTGCGGAATATATCTTCACCGATTTTTTAGGCGATTTAATTCCCAACAAAATCTGGATTACCACTCTGGCCATCTTCTGGCGATTGATTTCTTACTATCCCTATCTTTTTGCCGGAGTCATTATTCTTCCGATATGGATTCGTCACGTCTATAAAAAATCAAAAAAATACAAGGTAATCCGCTAACTCAATCGTTTGCGTAAAGCATTGTACAATATGGCTTTTTGCAAAAAGCAGCTACAAACCGTAATTCAGGAACATACCCACAAAAAGCCCCTTTATTTTATTAATTTTGTAAACAGTAAAAACATCATAAAAATTTAAGAAACATGTCAGCAAAAATTTCAGACAAAGTAAAACCCGGTGTAGTTACCGGCGACGACGTACAATATATTTTTAAAATCGCCAAGCAGGAAAAATTTGCCATTCCGGCGGTAAATGTAGTAGGATCCGACTCCGTTAATGCGGCGCTTGAAGCTGCCCGGGAGGTCAATTCTCCGATCATCATCCAGTTTTCCAATGGTGGCGGCGCTTTTTTTGCCGGAAAAGGCCTGAGTAATGAAGACCAAAAAGCGGCCATCGCCGGAAGTATTACCGGGGCAAAACAGGTTCATCAACTGGCCGAAATATATGGTATTCCGGTTATCCTGCATACCGACCATTGTGCAAAAAAACTGCTTCCCTGGGTGGAAGGATTGCTCGATGCCGGTGAAGAATACTTTAAAACACACGGCAAACCGTTGTTCAGTTCGCACATGCTTGACCTGAGCGTGGAGCCGCTGGAAGAAAACTTAGCAATCTCCAAACGTTTTCTGGAAAGAATGAGCAAACTGGGAATGACACTCGAAATCGAGTTGGGGATCACCGGCGGAGAAGAAGACGGTGTAGACAATTCGGATATCGAAAATTCCAGACTTTACACCCAGCCCGAAGAAGTAAACCAGGCTTACGAAACCCTTTCATCGGTAAGTCCGCGCTTTACCATTGCAGCTGCTTTTGGTAATGTTCACGGCGTATATAAACCCGGAAACGTAAAACTGGAACCAATTATCCTGCATAATTCACAAAAATACATTCAGGAAAAACACCACACCGAAGAAAATCCGGTGAACTTTGTTTTCCACGGCGGTTCCGGATCAGAACCCGAAAAAATCAAAGAAGCCGTTTCGTATGGTGTGGTAAAAATGAACATCGATACCGATACCCAATGGGCTTTCTGGAATGGGGTACG
The sequence above is drawn from the Candidatus Sulfidibacterium hydrothermale genome and encodes:
- a CDS encoding TetR/AcrR family transcriptional regulator, with the protein product MHNTKEKILAVATKIFSRYGFYKTSMDEIARIAHKAKGSLYYHFASKEELFTEVVSREIEHMKKELSVIVTDTELDAKEKLKKYLLTRMAVLKQAANYHETLKADFFEHFEFIDKLRSNMDHWEKVQLRSIINQGIQEGVFAKKDKSTGVLLDVFIMVLKGLEIPFFLQDKYDELSPHFDDLINIIIKGMAPE
- a CDS encoding Hsp20/alpha crystallin family protein, translated to MSLVKFNQYPTFTDLLENIERNFLGRVDEYTGDVPAVNIKEEKDKFVLEMAAPGMKKDDFQINLDNYQLTISSEKKEEKNEKDDNYTRREFFYSTFSRSFTLPKSVDVEKIKADYKNGILSVVLPKKEEETKLTRQIKIS
- a CDS encoding lysylphosphatidylglycerol synthase transmembrane domain-containing protein encodes the protein MDKVINSLRPSRIIFPILIGIGVSGWLLYHNFNREAFSFVQFSWHTLLFIVIAFSMMLVRDVAYMYRIIILTDNRLTWKQAFNIIMLWEFSSAVSPSVVGGTAPAIFFLYKEGLSGGQSTAVVLTAIFLDEVFFIVSVPLLFLFYRDNIFPPEAQHLSQIIYGFYMGFGIIFVYTLFLTYALFVNPYLFKSFISWVFLFPLIKKWRMGARKWANQLIQTSKVIKKKPASYWFKSGLATVLSWTGRYWVVNFLFMAFFEQSKNLYDQFLIYGRQLSMWIILLVSPTPGGSGIAEYIFTDFLGDLIPNKIWITTLAIFWRLISYYPYLFAGVIILPIWIRHVYKKSKKYKVIR
- the fbaA gene encoding class II fructose-bisphosphate aldolase — its product is MSAKISDKVKPGVVTGDDVQYIFKIAKQEKFAIPAVNVVGSDSVNAALEAAREVNSPIIIQFSNGGGAFFAGKGLSNEDQKAAIAGSITGAKQVHQLAEIYGIPVILHTDHCAKKLLPWVEGLLDAGEEYFKTHGKPLFSSHMLDLSVEPLEENLAISKRFLERMSKLGMTLEIELGITGGEEDGVDNSDIENSRLYTQPEEVNQAYETLSSVSPRFTIAAAFGNVHGVYKPGNVKLEPIILHNSQKYIQEKHHTEENPVNFVFHGGSGSEPEKIKEAVSYGVVKMNIDTDTQWAFWNGVRQYEAKYHDYLQSQIGNPEGEDIPNKKYYDPRKWLRAGEESMRDRLKQAFEDLNCLNRY